The sequence ATCTGTTTCCAGGGCAGTCTTGATGAGCTCAAAGAGCGCTATGTGCGTCTGCATCTTAGCAGTCACAGCCCCCTGCCAAAGGCACTACAGATTCAGGGCCTGCTGCATATTGAACACAGCCCTAACCATATCCGTGCTCTGGTAGAAAACCCTGACAGAGCTGTCGTCTCAGCACTGGAAAAGCAATTGAATGCTACGGCTCAGATTGAAGCCCTCGGCCTCGATGATATTTTCCTGGAGCTGCACAAATGAACGCCTATATTGCCATTCTAAAACGAGACCTGCGAATCAATGGTACGGCTTATTTGTTGCTGCCTTTGTTCATAGCGATTGTGTTATCCACCGAACAACAATTACACAGCCTGTACGAAAATGTCACCATAGCAGTGTTGCTACCAGCTGTACTTGGCTGGCAGCACGCCAACAGCCTTAAGGCCATGATCGCTAACCCTGCATCATTGCTATCCCCCAATGGACGAATACAGCAATTTAACTACTCCACCGCACTCAGTATCGTCTTTTTGGTTTTGGTACCACTGCTGACTGGCATTGCTCCTGCTAGCATTCTAACTACCTGGCTAATACTGAGTCTCTCTGTTGTGGTGCTGCTTATCAGCTTCTCTGCTGCTCTGCCTGAAACTGCTAACCTGGCCGGGTTCTTTATGTCGCTAGTGTTTGTATGGTGGGCAAGTGATCTCCTCGGGGTGGTGTATATCGCCGATATCAGTCAGTTCGTCTCGCTGATGGCGCTGCCAGAGCCGGTTAGAATAAGTATCGCATCCGCGGCGACAATATGGTCAGTACTGATGTTCCGACTATTTCAGAGGGCATACTTTGCGCCCAAAGAGCTGGACGAATCGCGTCTACCCCATAGCTGGCTCAGTCGCACCAATGAAAAAGTCACACTTTGGAAAAGTATAGGATTCTCCTCACCTCACTGGCTCAGTGCATTGGTACAGAACTGGCAGCGCCGTTGCTTTCTGGTTAATCCCCGCAGTCTGCTTGAAAAGGGGCTGTATGGCGGGGAAAGAAGCACCAATGCCGTGACCGTAGTATTGATATGCAGTTGTTTAGTGATACTGGTGATGACATTGCTAAGTATACCGGCGCGCGCTCAGGGTGCGCTCAATTCGGAAGGCTGGCTGATGGTCGTCGGTATGTTTTTTACCCTGGCAGCTTTTATTCTCAGCTTTAACCTGATGCTGGAATTTATCTCTTTGCAGCCCACGGTGGTTGAACTCTGGCTGCTGGATAAAAGCCCTGATCGCAAAACGTATATGGCCCGTGTGGGCAGAAGTTTCTGCCTGAGAGTACTGCGTTTTTATGCCTTCTTTGCGCTCATTTTCTTACTTATCGGTATTGCTGTGGCGGGTTCTTTTAGCGGAATACGTATCTATTTTATAATCATCAGTTTCAGCGCAATGATATTGCCATTGCAGATTGCTCTGGCTTTTTACTGCGCGCCACGATTCAGATACCGCCCTCTTCTGATTAACAGCCTGCTGGCCATCACTGTCGGCATTTATGCAGCTACAATGGTGTTTTCTAAGGTGATTATTCCGGTCGGTGGCCTGATGGCCTCCCTGACAGTGCTCGGTGGCGTCGGGCTGGCGCTGACTGCTCTGCAATATGACCGTTGGTGTAAAACTGCATTAGAGCTGGCCGACTAGATCATACCAATCGAAAACAGACCGGTAATTTTGAACTATTCCGTGTAATTCTGATAAAGCAGATCGTATAAACCGCTGGCTTTTATTTCTGCCAGCCCCTCTGCGAAGTCGCGGGCCATACCGGCATCACGGAAATAGACGCCGTACCAGGTTTTTCCCGGAAAGATATCGTGGTAGCTGACCGGCTCGTCAGTATGTAACTGCATATCCATGCGCTGGCGATACCAGTCAAACACAGTCCGGTCGGCCACTACCACTTCGGCTTTGCCGGTCCAGAACATGGCCATTTGCCGACGTTGACTGGCAATTTCCTGATAGTGCCTTGTATGGCTTCCGTCCCTGGCAAACAAGCGCCGGAAGTCGGGACCCAGAAACTGCCCAGCTCCTTCAAAAGCAATCACCTTGTAGTTGGTCAGATCGCTTATCTGCTCAATCTGTAAATGATCAGTCTGCCTGGAAATGGCAAAATTATGATAGTAGGTAAATTCATCCACAAAGTGCCAGGGTGAGTCCGGCAAGGGTTTTTGTGTGGTTACCGCATCCAGTTGTGGTACGGCCTCCAGTGCCCGTTGCAACTTGTTATTGCTGAGGTGCACCACCAACAGATCATGGCCCCTGACGGCCAGTGCCTCCCGGAAAATATCAATCTCCAGACCGGTACGGGTCTGACCCATCACAAAAGGGGGTTTGTCGATACCGAAGGCGACGGTAAGACGCTCTGATTGGGAAAAAGTGCTGAACAGTAAAAGGCTAAGCAGTAAAACACGTAACATAGTTTTCTCTGTATCCCTCTGATCCGGGTTCAAACTAAGGCACTTTTTAGTGCGCTAAATCCATCCAGGATCATTAATCGGAGAATTTATTTTATCCATGGCCGATGAGTATAGCTGCTGTAATCCACAGCACCTGTAACAGAATGTCTTTTTATTCATTATGTTGCCGCAGCCAGAATGCCTCAACTTCGGACGCCTGGCCTGAAAACAAACAGTGGCGGGCTTTTTTTCCCAGTTGATAGTCATACATGGGGTCATAGTAGTCACTGAGTAGCTTTGATATCCATTCCCGGTGCGCCTGAGCATCGCCCTGCCGATGTCTGATAAAGGCCTTTTCAAGCAACTTTGCCAGTGCCTGATACCCTTCCATCCCTAAACGACGGCGGATCCGGTAAAGACTCTGACGCAGATATTCACTGAACTGTTCAAATCCCTGTTCAGCATAGTGGCTAACCGAATCGGCGAGCCGCTGCACAATATATTCATTAAATATATTCTCTACCCGCTGTTCAAAAGGCGTTTCCAGAATCACTACAGGGGCGGCGGCCATCTTTTCGCGCAGAGATTGAGGCAGCATCACTGAGCCTATATGACCGGACTCATCTTCCAGCATTATCCCTTCTGGCTCACCGCGATTTTGCTTTATCCATAACTCAGCCAGTGCATTTTCAAAGGCTATCTGGGTGGGCTGAGGCTGGATCTGGCCACCGAAGCTGGAACCACGATGATTAGCCAGCCCCTCGAGATCCACAGTACCCGGCAATCTCTGCAATAATTCAGTCTTACCGCAACCGGTGCGACCGGCCAGCAACACCAGAGGGGTCGTTGCAATCAACCGCTCAAGCTCATCAATAAGAAACCGACGCAGCGCTTTGTAGCCACCGGCAATGCGGGGATAATCAATACCGGCGTCGGCGAGCCATTGTTGGGTGATCTGTGAGCGTAAACCGCCGCGCCAGCAAAACAGCGCCCCCTTGGGATGAGTACGGGCAAATTCTGCCCAGGCTGCAATTCTGTCGGCTTTCAGCTGCCCGCTCACCAGTTTATGTCCCAGGTTAATGGCCGCCTGCTGGCCATAGTGTTTATAGCAGGTGCCCACTTTCGCCCGCTCTTCGTCGCTCATCAGCGGCAAACTGACTGCCTGTGAAAAGGATCCCCTGGCAAATTCAGCCGGGGCGCGCAAATCCACCAGTGGCCGATCCTCAATAAACAGCTGCCGATAATCCGTAATCAGCTGATGGGAAATATCAGACACCGACAATTACCTGATGCTCCTGGTCGCTATTGACTATGCTGCCAATGGGCGACAAATCCAGTTGATGCTGTTGAAACAATCTATGCACTTTCTCCAGCGCCTGCGGGTCGTCACGGATCGCCACCAGCAGGCCGCCGCTGGTTTGCGGATCGCACAGCAAAGCTTTTTGTTCAGCGTTGAGGGACGACACCTTATGCCCATAACTGGCAAAATTGCGCTCTGTACCGCCTGGCACACAGCCCATGGCAATATACTCTGCTACTGCCGGTAATGTCGGCACGGCTGAGGAGATTAAGCTGGCCGCCACCCCACTGCCTTCACAAATTTCCAGTAAATGCCCCAACAGACCGAAGCCGGTCACATCGGTGAGCGCCGACACCTCCTTCATCGCCGCCAACTCGGTGCCAATGTGGTTTAAACGACACATACTGTCGCGGGCCAGATTGGCATGTTCGGCTCTGAGTTTGCCCTGCTTCTGCGCCGTGGTCAGCACTCCCACGCCCAGAGGTTTGGTCAGGAATAACAGATCTCCTGCCCTGGCTGTATTGTTCTGTTTGAGCTGATCAATCGCTACCTGACCGGTTACCGCCAGCCCGAAGATAGGCTCAGGAGAGTCAATACTATGGCCACCGGCAAGTATGATACCGGCCTCCATACAGGCCTGGCGACCACCATCGATCACTTGTCGGGCTATCTCTGACGCAAGCTTATTCACCGGCCAGCCGAGAATAGCGATAGCCATCAGGGGTTTGCCGCCCATGGCATAGATATCACTGATGGCATTGGTGGCGGCAATACGGCCAAAATCGAAGGGGTCGTCGCAGATGGGCATAAAAAAATCGGTGGTACTGAGCACCGCCATACCATTGCCCAGATCATATGCGGCGGCATCGTCTTTACTGCTGTTACCCACCAACAGTTTCGGATCGGGTTTTATATCCAGCTGCGAGACCAGCATACTGTCGAGGATCTTAGGTGAAATCTTGCAGCCACAACCTGCGCCATGACTGTACTGAGTGAGTTTGACTGGTGCTTTATTCATCTGCTGTTTTTACCCTTTTCGGGACTTTTATATCTGATGTTACATGGCTTTTTTCAGCATTGCCTTGATATCTTCCATTGCCTGCAGAATATGCTGACGTAAATAATCACAGGCCAGTTTACTGTCGCCCGCCTTACACAATTCCAGCAGCTGACGATGTTGCTCGGACGAAGTAACAATTTCGCCTTCCCGGATAATATACATCCGGGTATAGCGTTCTGAGTTCTGGCTCAACATCCGCACAAACTCCTCTGTTTGTGGGCGATTGGCACGGCTGTAAAGTTTCTGGTGGAACTGGCTGTTGAGGCGGCCGGTAATATTGTTACTGTCACCATCTTCAGTGGCCGCTTCAAGCGCTGCGAGAATGCCTTCAGCGTCTTCAAAATCCTGCTCAGTCAGGCCTCTGACAGAATACTTTAATAACTCAGCTTCAAGCATGGCGCGCAACTCGAACAATTCATCGATCTGCTCAATGGAAATCTCCGCCGCTGTTGCTCCTTTGTGCGCTTCAAGGTTAACCAGTCCTTCGGCCTCCAGTTGCATCAAGGCCTCCCGGACAGGAATGCGGCTGACCCGCATTTCTTCGGCCAGAGCCGCCTGTCGCAACGGCTCCCCGGCCTTGATCTGCCCGCTGACAATCTTTTCTCTTATGGCCTCTGTCACCAGTTGCGTGCGTGTTTTATGTTCAATGGCCATATCTTTCTCTTTATAATTGCATACCAAATACATTATACGGATCTGCAAAACAGGCGCCATAGAATACGGCAACAGGTGATATTATGGATGTCATAAAACAACAGGAGAATGTTATGCAACACAACGGTATTGGTGGCAGCACAGCAGAACAGGCGCTGGCCAGACTTGAAGATATGACCGGCGATCTGTCACCTGTCGGCATTACGGAATACCGGCAACGTATTACCAAAGCGCAGGCATGGATGCAACAGCAAGGGGTAGATGCGTTATATCTGAATGCCGGAACGAATCTGAGCTATTTTACCGGGCTGCACTGGTATGCCAGTGAGCGTATGGTGGGCGCGATTTTACCGGCACAGGGGCCACTGAAATATATCGCGCCGGAATTTGAAATAGGCAGTCTTAAAGATCATATGCAGCTTGATGGCGAGATCCTGGCCTGGCTGGAACATGAAAATCCCTACCAGTTACTTGTTTATGCCCTGCAAAAAATGGGCATTGCCAGCTCGGGCACCCTGGCTATCGATGAAAGCACGGCATTTTTCATCTTTGATGGTATCCGTCAGGCGGCACCCGCTTTAAACCTGGTCAATGGCAGTCTTATTACCGCCCATTGTCGCATGCACAAATCCGCCGCAGAGCTTGCCCTGATACAGCGCGCCATGGACATGACCCTTGCCGTGCATCAGGCTGCCGCCAGTATTTTGCATGAAGGCATCAGCACCAAAGACGTTGAAGCCTTTATCCATCAGGCCCACCGCAAGGTCGGTGCGCCCGGCTCCTGGTTCTGCATTGTCTTATTTGGTCAGGCCACGTCATTCCCTCATGGTGTCAAAGATCCTCAGTTTCTTAAAAGCGGCGACATGGTACTCATCGATACCGGTTGCAAGGTGCATGACTATTTGTCCGATATTACCCGCACCTATGTCTATGGCGAACCCAGCGCCCGCCAGCGACAATTCTGGCAGTACGAAAAGCAGGCTCAGGCTGAAGCTTTTGCTGCCGCACACCCGGGTGCCACCTGTGGCGATGTGGATAAGGCAGCCCGTGACTATCTTGTAGCTCAGGGCCTGGGACCCGACTATCAGTTACCTGGCCTGCCCCACCGCACCGGCCATGGCATCGGTATGGATATTCATGAATGGCCCTATCTGGTCAAAGACAATCCACAGGTACTCGCGCCTGGCATGTGTTTCAGTAATGAGCCTATGCTGGTAGTACCCGGCGAGTTTGGCATTCGGCTTGAGGATCATTTCTATATTACCGAACAGGGCGCCAGGTGGTTTACCCGGCCTAGTCACGCTATCGATGATCCCTTTGGTTATCAGGCTGGCTATTCCAACTAAACAGAAACTGGTTTATGCTGAAATCCGGCATATGGTGCAGAGGTTTGAGTATGGATGTATTTCTTGAAGCCGCAATAGAACAGGCCAGGCTGGGGTTAGCCGAAGGAGGTATTCCTATTGGTTCGGTACTGGTTCATGACGGCAAAATACTCGGAGCCGGCCATAATCGCCGGGTACAGCAGGGCAGCGCCATACTCCATGGTGAGATGGATGCCCTGGAGCAGGCTGGCCGTCATCCGGCCAGTGTCTACCGCGAATCGACTCTTTATACGACCTTGTCACCCTGCAGTATGTGCACTGGTGCCATATTGTTATACGGCATTCCAAAAGTAGTAATAGGTGAGAATCAGACCTTTATGGGTGAAGAAGAACTGTTGCAGTCCAGAGGCGTCAAACTCCAGGTCGTGCAGGACAAAACCTGTATCGCATTAATGGAAGAGTTTATTCAACGTAACCCGGATTTATGGTTTGAAGATATCGGCGAGTAAGTTAACGGCCATAGCCCTTTGGCTATGGCTGCCATTTTCGGTGCTGGCTGCGCAAAAAGTCACAGTGGGTGTGTATGATTACCCACCGTTTTACATTGCATCAGCCGAAAGCCATGGCGGCGTCACACCTGACATCATCAGGCTCCTGAACCAGGCACAGCAGGAATTCGAGTTCGAACTGGTCACCACGACATCAAGACGTCGCTACCAGGACTTCGAAGCCGGCTTGTTCGATCTGATGTTATTCGAAAGCGCCGAATGGGGCTGGCAGAATTACGATGTGGTTGCCACTGAGCCTTTTTTCTCTGGCGGTGAAGTGTGGATAGCCTACGCGATGCCGGACAGGGATCAGCGCTATTTCGAAACCATCGGTAAGAAACGTTTGCTTGGTGTACTGGGTTATCACTATGGATTTGCGGCACTGAATTCAGATCCGGACTATTTAAAGGACAATTTTTCCATCCACCTGCTGGATAATCAGGAAAAAATCATTAACCTGATTGCCGAACAACGCGCCGATATGGGCATAGTGGCGCTGTCTTTTCTGAACAATTATCTGCACCAACATCCGGAAATGCGTGAAAAACTGCTGATTTCGGAAGAGTTTGATCAGACCTATGAACATGGCGCCCTGCTCAGAAAAGGCGCTCCTCTCAGTGTCGATTGGCTGAACAGGCTATTCAGTCAATTGCAGGATAAAGGAGAGCTGGATCGCCTGTGGTACAAGCACCATTTACGTGAAAAGGAAGAGTAATATCCATCCCAGTAAAATTCAGGTTTTAGCATCCCCGCCCCTATGCCATCATCTCTTAACGCCTTAACTTTCAAGTCAAAAACAGGTTTCATGCATTCCATCAAAGCGCTTCAGAGTGTGTTCCGCCACCGCGACTGGGAAAAGGGCCGCAGTATGTACCAGTCGGGCCATGTAGTGGATATCACTTATGATGAAGATTTAAATATGCTCAGCGGTGAAATCGAGAGTGAGCGTGGCGTCGGCATCTATGAGAGCTTTCTGGACTGGGGAATGAAGGATATCCTGTCAGACTGCAGTTGCCCGGTAGGCAGTTTTTGCAAGCATACTGCAGCCATGGTACATGCGCTGCTGGCGCAACGACAGCAAAGTAAGGGCGCATCAGAGCGGGATATCTGCCACTGGCTGCAACAGCTTGAAGCCCCCCATAAAAAATCGGCAGAGAATGAGGAAATCCTGCTGTATTTCCTCAATAACAGACAGGCCGGTGAGCTCAAAGGGGTGCAGGTAAGTGTAAAGAGCAGCCGCCGACTCAAATCCGGCCAGCTCAGTAAGAGTCTGCGCGGGCAATATATCTCTGAGCATTTTCTGCGTTCAGCGTCACTGAGTGAACAGGACAGGCATCTGTGCACCGATCTGC comes from Lacimicrobium alkaliphilum and encodes:
- a CDS encoding substrate-binding periplasmic protein, with product MLRVLLLSLLLFSTFSQSERLTVAFGIDKPPFVMGQTRTGLEIDIFREALAVRGHDLLVVHLSNNKLQRALEAVPQLDAVTTQKPLPDSPWHFVDEFTYYHNFAISRQTDHLQIEQISDLTNYKVIAFEGAGQFLGPDFRRLFARDGSHTRHYQEIASQRRQMAMFWTGKAEVVVADRTVFDWYRQRMDMQLHTDEPVSYHDIFPGKTWYGVYFRDAGMARDFAEGLAEIKASGLYDLLYQNYTE
- the mnmH gene encoding tRNA 2-selenouridine(34) synthase MnmH yields the protein MSDISHQLITDYRQLFIEDRPLVDLRAPAEFARGSFSQAVSLPLMSDEERAKVGTCYKHYGQQAAINLGHKLVSGQLKADRIAAWAEFARTHPKGALFCWRGGLRSQITQQWLADAGIDYPRIAGGYKALRRFLIDELERLIATTPLVLLAGRTGCGKTELLQRLPGTVDLEGLANHRGSSFGGQIQPQPTQIAFENALAELWIKQNRGEPEGIMLEDESGHIGSVMLPQSLREKMAAAPVVILETPFEQRVENIFNEYIVQRLADSVSHYAEQGFEQFSEYLRQSLYRIRRRLGMEGYQALAKLLEKAFIRHRQGDAQAHREWISKLLSDYYDPMYDYQLGKKARHCLFSGQASEVEAFWLRQHNE
- the selD gene encoding selenide, water dikinase SelD, producing MNKAPVKLTQYSHGAGCGCKISPKILDSMLVSQLDIKPDPKLLVGNSSKDDAAAYDLGNGMAVLSTTDFFMPICDDPFDFGRIAATNAISDIYAMGGKPLMAIAILGWPVNKLASEIARQVIDGGRQACMEAGIILAGGHSIDSPEPIFGLAVTGQVAIDQLKQNNTARAGDLLFLTKPLGVGVLTTAQKQGKLRAEHANLARDSMCRLNHIGTELAAMKEVSALTDVTGFGLLGHLLEICEGSGVAASLISSAVPTLPAVAEYIAMGCVPGGTERNFASYGHKVSSLNAEQKALLCDPQTSGGLLVAIRDDPQALEKVHRLFQQHQLDLSPIGSIVNSDQEHQVIVGV
- a CDS encoding GntR family transcriptional regulator yields the protein MAIEHKTRTQLVTEAIREKIVSGQIKAGEPLRQAALAEEMRVSRIPVREALMQLEAEGLVNLEAHKGATAAEISIEQIDELFELRAMLEAELLKYSVRGLTEQDFEDAEGILAALEAATEDGDSNNITGRLNSQFHQKLYSRANRPQTEEFVRMLSQNSERYTRMYIIREGEIVTSSEQHRQLLELCKAGDSKLACDYLRQHILQAMEDIKAMLKKAM
- a CDS encoding M24 family metallopeptidase; the encoded protein is MQHNGIGGSTAEQALARLEDMTGDLSPVGITEYRQRITKAQAWMQQQGVDALYLNAGTNLSYFTGLHWYASERMVGAILPAQGPLKYIAPEFEIGSLKDHMQLDGEILAWLEHENPYQLLVYALQKMGIASSGTLAIDESTAFFIFDGIRQAAPALNLVNGSLITAHCRMHKSAAELALIQRAMDMTLAVHQAAASILHEGISTKDVEAFIHQAHRKVGAPGSWFCIVLFGQATSFPHGVKDPQFLKSGDMVLIDTGCKVHDYLSDITRTYVYGEPSARQRQFWQYEKQAQAEAFAAAHPGATCGDVDKAARDYLVAQGLGPDYQLPGLPHRTGHGIGMDIHEWPYLVKDNPQVLAPGMCFSNEPMLVVPGEFGIRLEDHFYITEQGARWFTRPSHAIDDPFGYQAGYSN
- a CDS encoding nucleoside deaminase, with protein sequence MDVFLEAAIEQARLGLAEGGIPIGSVLVHDGKILGAGHNRRVQQGSAILHGEMDALEQAGRHPASVYRESTLYTTLSPCSMCTGAILLYGIPKVVIGENQTFMGEEELLQSRGVKLQVVQDKTCIALMEEFIQRNPDLWFEDIGE
- a CDS encoding substrate-binding periplasmic protein; this translates as MKISASKLTAIALWLWLPFSVLAAQKVTVGVYDYPPFYIASAESHGGVTPDIIRLLNQAQQEFEFELVTTTSRRRYQDFEAGLFDLMLFESAEWGWQNYDVVATEPFFSGGEVWIAYAMPDRDQRYFETIGKKRLLGVLGYHYGFAALNSDPDYLKDNFSIHLLDNQEKIINLIAEQRADMGIVALSFLNNYLHQHPEMREKLLISEEFDQTYEHGALLRKGAPLSVDWLNRLFSQLQDKGELDRLWYKHHLREKEE